Below is a genomic region from Rhododendron vialii isolate Sample 1 chromosome 5a, ASM3025357v1.
CCTCAAAAACCACGGCCTGAAGTACAAGGAAGCTCGAAAGATTATTGCCAACGATGAGCAGTATGAGCGCCTGAGGGCAGAGGCCCTAGCTCAGCCTTATGTGTCTTATCGACCACCGTCACCAGAAAGTGTGGGGTTTTACATCGCTCGTCCATCTTCACTGCCAGATTCACCTGGACAGACTTACCCACCACCCGCGTCAGCACCTCCGATTTATATCGACATATCTTCAGACTCAGAGGATGAGGACCCAGAGGAGCCACCGATGGACGATTCAGACTAGAGTACTATAGTACTTGtcagcgaaccctagttatagTACTAAGAAGAGAAGGGTCGCTGTACTTTTGGTAGCACTCTTTTGTTCATGGTAGCAGTGCTAGTAGTAGGATCTCTCGTAGTACTCTTTTGATGATGGTAGTACTAGTGGTACTATTTTCTTTGTGTATTGATGTGATAGAACTACGATGCCGAGATCTGTGATTGTACTCTTTGACTATTAAATGAATGATATTTCAGCTCAGTATTGTGTATTTCTTGTCTTAAGTAAAATTTTATGCAAACGGGCAATACAACTAGAAATCCCTTTTTGACCATTCGAATCCGGCTTATGTAGATGGTGGGGACACGAAATGGTAGCGGCAGTAACAACAACAATCATAATAACAACTCGGGTGGaaacaacaacaatggggaCACAAATCAGAACATTGCGGCCGCCCTGGGGAACGTGGCCCAGATACTCCAGAATCTTGCTGCAAATCCACGAGGACCTCAGCCTTGAACAGCCCCAGACCGTACTCATCTATTTTCTGAATTTAGAAAACAGAGACCTCCAACCTTTCAAGGGGCACCTAATCCTCATGTTGCTGATGGATGGATCCGTCAGATCAAGAAGATGTTGGACACCATGGGAGTTCAACAGGGGGCTGACCAGGTGGCCTTGGCCACGTACCAACTGGAAGGGGAAGCTGATTATTGGTGGGAGGCTACCAAGAATACTGTGAATCTCGCCACAATTACATGGACTCAATTCGAGGAGATCTTTTTGGAGAAGTATTTCCCTACACCGATTAAGGACCAGATGGCACAGGAGTTTCTAGCACTTAGGCAAGGAACGATGACTGTGACACAGTACATGGCACGATTTGAGGAGCTATCACGACACGCATCGATGTATGTCCCTACTGATGCTGCTAAAGCGAGAAAGTTTGATTGGGGGTTAGAGGACCCTCTTCGGGGAAAAGTCGTTGGTATGGAGCTTTCAACCTTCTCTCGGGTGGTGAGAGCCACTTTGATCAATGAAAGGGAACTCAATGACTCTCGTAgaattttgaatcaaaagaaGGCTACTCAAATGGGAGGACCAATCCGTAACAACAATTAGGGGTATGTTGCACCCAAGCCATACAATCAGAATAACAATCGGAACAACCAACTGTGGAGAAACAATAACCAGAATTGAGGCTCGAATCAAGTACTGCATCAGATTCAGCAGCAGAACAGAGCACCCGGAGGGGTAAAGTGCTTCCACCGCAATCAAGAGGGACATATGAAGCGTTACTGCTCGCAGTTAGTAGGATCTGGGAGCTCAGGATATGGGGTACAGCAACAGCAATCATATCAGGGGAAACCAGCTGGACAAGGAAATCAGTATCAGGGAAACCCTAACCACCAGAAGCTAGGTTGGAACTCACAACAACAACGCCAGTTTCAGAACCAGGGAATGAGGAAAGGACCGAGAGGTCAGAATCAGCCAATTGGGGGACGAGTGTTTGCACTACAGGGCGAGGAGGAAGCATACGACCCTGCAGTCATTCAAGGTAACCTTATTCTTTTCAGCACTTGTGTACGAGCGTTATTTGATTCTGGTGCATCACATTCGTTTATACCTGCTGCCTGCGCTAATACGTTAGGATTAGAATTCGAGCATTTAGAGTCGTCGATGAGAGTCACTTCACCGTTAGGAGGTCAGATTCCAGTAAGTTCGATATGCAGATCTTGTGAGATAGAAGTGTCTGATATACGTTTGACCTGCGACCTCCGTATTATTGACATGGTGGATTTCGACGtaattttgggaatggattggttatctGCCCATCGTGCTGTGATTGATTGCCACCGAAAGATCGTAATAGCCTACTCTCCAGATGGGCTATGTTtccgttttaagggggatagacagaaTCTTGCCTTATCAGCACCACAATCGAAGTGGAAAGATAAGCTATCAGGATGTTGGCGAGCCTCATGCTTGAGGAAGAGGATCACATGGAATTGGGACTACCGCGGATCATTTGTGAATACGCAGATGTATTTCCTGACGAGTTGCCTAGATTACCGCCGCGAAGAGAGTTGGATTTTACCATCGAGCTACAACCGGGGGTTGCGCCTATCTCCATGGCACCATTTCGCATGGCACTTGCGGAACTGCGGGAACTGAAGGTTCAACTTGAAGAGTTGTTAGAGAAAGGTTTTATCCGACCGAGCACGTTGCCATGGGGAGCGCCTGCGCTCTTTgtcaagaagaaggaaggaactCTTCGACTCTGTATTGACTACCGTTAACTCAATCGAGTCACGATCAAAAATCGCTACCCCCTCCCAAGGATAGACGATTTGTTCGATCAATTGAGAGGATCGACTTGTTTCTCAAAAATTGATTTACGCTCGGGATACCATCAGCTGCGTGTCCGAGATAGTGACATCGACAAGACTGCATTCAGAACTCGCTACGGACATTACGAGTTTGTTGTGATGCCATTTGGATTGACCAACGCACCTGCCGTATTTATGTGCTTGAtgaataagatcttcacgcCGTACCTCGACCAATTTGTCGTGGTGTTCATCGATGACATATTGGTATATTCCCAATCGGAACAAGACCACGAGGAGCACTTAAGGATAGTTCTGCAGGTGTTAAGGGAGAACAAGTTGTATGCTAAGGCAAGTAAATGTGAATTCTGGATGAAAGAGGTGAAATTCCTTGGTCATGTTGTGTCGGAAAAAGGAATTTCGGTGGAAAGAAGTAAGGTGGAAGCAGTCATGGATTGGAAGCGACCGAAAATGGTATTCGAGATCCgaagtttccttgggttagcCGGATACTACAGGAGGTTCATTCAGGACTTTTCCACGCTAGCCAAACCGATGACTAAACCGACACAGAAGGGTGTCAAGTTTGATTGGAATGAGGCTTGCGAAAAGTCGTTTCAGGAGCTCAAAAGAAGATTGACTAGTGCGCCCATATTGATCGTACCAGAGAGAAACGTGGGTTATGCAGTGTATTGCGATGCTTCTAAAGATGATCTGGGATGTGTGCTGATGAAAACAGGAAGGTTATTGCCTATGGATCACGACAGCTGAAACCGCACGAGAAGAACTACCCGACGCATGATTTGGAACTCGCTGCAGTTGTTTATGCTCTCAAGACCTGGCGCCACTACCTTTATGGAGAGCAATTCGAGGTTTTCACAGATCATAAGAGCCTCAAGTACTTATTCACTCAGAGGGAGCTAAATCTGAGACAGAGgagatggatggaatacttagAGGATTATGATTTCACATTGTCTTATCACCCAGGCAAGGCCAATGTCGTGGCAGATGCCCTTAGTCGCAAGACGAGGGGACAGTTAGCTAGACTAGCTATTAAAGAATGGGAGATGGTAGAAACTCTCAACGAATTTCAATTACAGCCAACCAATAGCGAAGGAGGAGCTTGCTTGTTTGCCATAGTCGCCACACCAGCATTGCACCGAGAGATTCTTATCGTGCAGACTTTCGATCAGGAATGCGACTTCATCAGGTAACAATTGGCAACAGGAAAAGCAGCAACAGGATGGACAATCCACGCCGATAAGAGCCTCAGATTTCGAGATCGAATTTTTGTACCTGATATGAATACCCTACGGGAAGCCGTTCTGAGGGAGTTTCATCAATCAAACTTTGTCGTGCACCCTGGAGGGAACAAGATGTATCAGAACCTTCGTAGACTATATTGGTGGGGAGGAATCAAGAATGACGTAGCCAAGTACGTATCCATGTGTCTCACGTGCCAGCAAGTGAAAGCTGAACACCAGAAGCCAGGAGGGACCCTTCAGCCATTACCAATTCCAGGATGGAAGTGGGAGCATATCACTATGGACTTCGTGACAGGATTGCCTAGGTCAGTCAAGAAGAACACCGCTATTTGGGTAATTGTGGATCGACTAACCAAATTTGCTCATTTCTTACCCGTTCGTATGACTAATACCATGGAATCTTTCAGCAGGCTCTACATCAACGAAATCATTCGATTGCACGGAGTGCCGGTATCTATAGTTTCTGATCGAGACCCTCGTTTCACCTCCAACTTTTGGGGAAGCTTACAGAAAGCACTGGGAACAGATATCCGCCTGAGTACAGCTTTTCACCCTCAAACTGATGGACAGTCTGAGAGGACGATTCAAACCTTGGAGGACATGCTCCGAGCTTGTGTGTTGGATTTTGAAGGAAGTTGGGAGAGACACCTACCGCTGGTGGAGTTTGCCTATAACAACAGCTATCAAGCTAGCATCGGGATGGCCCCTTACGAAGCACTATATGGACGACCATGCCGATCACCCATTTGTTGGACAGAGGTTAGAGAGAACACTTTACTTGGACCTGAGCTGGTTCGAGAAACTACTGAGAAGGTAAAGGTGATCAGAGAGCGACTTTTGACCGCACAGAATAGACAAAAGAGTTATGCTGATAAGAGGGTAAGGCCTTTGACGTTTAATGTGGGAGATCACTTGTTCTTAAAAATCAAGCCTTGTCGTGGGATCATTCGATTTGGCAAGAAAGGGAAGTTATCACCTCGCTACATTGGTCCGTTTGAGATCTTGGAGCGAATTGGAGAAGTAGCTTATCGCCTTGCTCTACCACCGCAGATTGCCAAAGTTCACAACGTCTTTCACGTTTCTATGCTGCGGAAATATATGGCCCATCCCACCCACGTGCTTAATTGGGAGGAAGTAACACTGGACGAGGATACGACTTTTGAAGAACAACCGGTAGAAATCCAGGATCATGGAGAAAAAGTTACCCGAGGACGAACAATCAAATTAGTCAGAGTCCTGTGGAGACACCGAGGACTAGAGGAATCAACTTGGGAACGCGAGGACACACTGAGAGCCAACTACCCGCACCTGTTTCAAATCAAAGGTACatcttaatttcgaggacgaaattgtcttaagggggataggttgtaaagACCctgtattttttaataaataataataattaccaatatatatatatatatattatattttacaCGTTAgttatttaatgcgaaaaattatttatgtcgtcacaccaaTTTTATTTCTAAAATCGATTGTGCGCGCGCGTGTCCGACGAGTTAATTCGTTAATGCGTGCGTGTGTACACTGGATCATTTCACCCAAACCTTAACCTAACTAAATCCCAAACTAGGATCCTAACCCAACTATTACCAAACTAACACTCTACCCTCACTTCACATCTCCCGCTCCTTTCTTCTTTTCAGCCGAAAATCCCACCCTCTCCCCTGCAAAAAAATCAGAAGTTCCCACTCCCCCACCATACCTCCTATCCCATCCAACACTCCATCACaccattatccattgggtaaaacaCTACATTCAAAAATCCAATCTATTAAACAAACCCCCTCCCATTTTTATATCTCTGTTTTCCCAGCAACTtcggcacagagagagagagagagagagagaccaagcagccattgccgccacctccCACTGCCAGCCGGTCGCACCACCATCATCCTCGCCAActccaccacctctcggccTACCTCCATCACCACCCCGAACTCCCCTCCTTACCAACCGGAACTCACTGCCACCAACCGAGCACCACCAGTCAGCACCCCCGTCACCACCGGACTCCGCCGCCACTCCGAACCACCACCGAAACCCCTCCGTAAATCGTTTCGTCGGACGAGAGGTAGTccggaactcacctccctaagtatatatcGTGTTTATATGATGATTTTAAAGCTTGATATGATAATAATCGAACCCGATGTCGTCGGTCGGAATCCGGCCGAAACTCCcctgtttttgttcttttcttcgCCGACTGTTCCAGTGACTGAAAATATTGAAATGGTTTTGGTATAAACACAGTTTAGTCACTGATTTATGGTTAGTTGTAAATCTACCTAGCATActaagaaataatattttaagtCCTGATCGAGTCCGGACAAAAACCCACGGCTTGGTTCGAACTCCATTAAACCCACTGTTCtgtttttccaaaatatatgGCAGCTACTGTAATGTGAAACTTTAGTtagaaaaatcacattttggCTCCTTGATGGTTGAAAAGCTTTTGAAACCACCCTAAGGAATAAGTAATAACATCATAAGTCCTATGGTTAATAAATTTCTAGTTTAATCTTAGTTTAATCGCACGATTAACTCGATGACATGATAAATTTTAATCGTATGATTAGTTTTATTGCatgataaattttatcgcatggttatgtgttgttagcctgttagtatattatttttttttagttgaaatgttaaATCGTGTGATATTTTATTGTGATGGTAGAATGGACAAATAAGTTCCCGGGATCGGTTGTGATGTGCGGACTTAACTTATTAGACGTGAAAATAGGATTAATGGAAAAGTTATTAAAGTGATAGGCTGAGATTTGGATTCCGGGATTGGAACCCGTGGTGATATATTGTTTGGAGATTGATTGGTGGTGAATTTGTGAATTGTTGGTTTACGAAACCCTGGGTATGGCATGGTAGTGGTCAGCTCTCGGATGCTGGGACGAgacataagggtggcattgtgcttgtgtcacaacccgggctagacggcgcttgagcgttgccggtgaagttttatccgaacttatggttgcGGATGGGATATCcgagtacataacttaggtatctttcatccggatctggaaaaggggagtcggaccacaccagtgtttgtATCAAAGGTTTTGGGTAGGAACgaatctgtggataagatccgagatttcacttaGGATAAATAATAGtaatgaaataatggatttgttctcttttgatgttATTCTTATTGCATTCTCATTATAAATcttgttgcttgtaagttatgggttcgggtgggttttggctactgagcgtcatcgctcacggtactatgttgccctggtaactcgaacgccaggtactgAAGACGGAACGGAAGTGCCGTTCGAGCAGCCTAACTTTGACTCTGCTACGGATGGAGGCGAGGAACCTTGGTTGCCTTACGCTTAGATGCTCTGGCAGAAAATTGGTCTTTGATTTTGAAAGCTTAAAcgtttaaatttggaaaatgtaATTACTTGACTTGTTCGAAACTTTAAACTTAATtcgatatggttgtaatattttgacGTATGCTTTTGGAATGACTGACGCAGTAAATCGGATTAATCCTTTGAGAAAATtgtcttttaatatttatttaacgtttccgaaattcggggcgttacatgaaCAGCACCATCTACTGAAGGCAATGGATACCGATGCTAGATAGCCCCGTGAAGAGGCTCAAACTGAGGTCGAAAGGCCATCAAAAACTAAACAAGTCATAGCTCCTCACGAAATTTGACATAACTATCAAGTAGCTGCAAATCTGAAGGTTCCATGGAGCTAACTGATCCCAATAAGTAGTCATTTCGTTATAAAATTGTTGAATCGATTTATTGTTTTGGATGGTATTTCGGATGGACATTTCATGCTCATATTGTttagcaaaatttgattcaagataCAGAGCTTGTAGATAATCCCAAACTTTCTTTGCTGTGTTATATTTCGAAAAATTCATGCCAATACTTGGTTCTACGGAGTTGTGAAACCAAGTCAAAATCTGTGCATTCCCTGTGTTCTATTTTCCCAAGGCAGTGGCATACCCTGGGTCTTTTGGATCAGAAGGAGGTAGCGTAGAACCGTCTACGTATCCCCATATTTCTttaccaacaacaaaatttttcatCACATGAGCCCAGTAGGAGTAGTTGTTACCGGTGAAACGAACACTAATAGTCTGATTTTTATTGCTAGACATGATGCTAACAGAGAAACgtagtcaaaaaagaaaacagaataccagAGTACCAATCTGCCTTAGACTGGTTC
It encodes:
- the LOC131327781 gene encoding uncharacterized protein LOC131327781; translated protein: MGVQQGADQVALATYQLEGEADYWWEATKNTVNLATITWTQFEEIFLEKYFPTPIKDQMAQEFLALRQGTMTVTQYMARFEELSRHASMYVPTDAAKARKFDWGLEDPLRGKVVGMELSTFSRVVRATLINERELNDSRRILNQKKATQMGGPIRNNN